Proteins from a single region of Streptomyces spinoverrucosus:
- the ftsZ gene encoding cell division protein FtsZ, whose translation MAAPQNYLAVIKVIGVGGGGVNAINRMIEVGLKGVEFIAINTDAQALLMSDADVKLDVGRELTRGLGAGANPAVGRKAAEDHREEIEEVLKGADMVFVTAGEGGGTGTGGAPVVANIARSLGALTIGVVTRPFTFEGRRRANQAEDGIAELREEVDTLIVIPNDRLLSISDRQVSVLDAFKSADQVLLSGVQGITDLITTPGLINLDFADVKSVMSEAGSALMGIGSARGDDRAVAAAEMAISSPLLEASIDGARGVLLSISGGSDLGLFEINEAAQLVSEAAHPEANIIFGAVIDDALGDEVRVTVIAAGFDGGQPPARRDNVLGSTSAKREEPAPVRQTESRPSFGALGSVKPKEEPEPAPEPVSEIQAPPPVPPSRTYADSAAEELDVPDFLK comes from the coding sequence GTGGCAGCACCGCAGAACTACCTCGCAGTCATCAAGGTCATCGGTGTCGGCGGCGGTGGTGTCAATGCCATCAACCGGATGATCGAGGTCGGTCTCAAGGGCGTCGAGTTCATCGCCATCAACACCGACGCACAGGCGCTGTTGATGAGCGACGCCGACGTGAAGCTCGACGTCGGCCGTGAACTCACCCGCGGACTCGGCGCCGGAGCCAACCCGGCCGTCGGCCGCAAGGCCGCCGAGGACCACCGCGAGGAGATCGAGGAGGTCCTCAAGGGGGCCGACATGGTCTTCGTAACGGCCGGTGAAGGCGGCGGCACCGGCACCGGCGGCGCGCCCGTCGTGGCCAACATCGCACGCTCCCTCGGTGCCCTCACCATCGGTGTGGTCACGCGCCCGTTCACCTTCGAGGGACGGCGCCGCGCCAATCAGGCCGAGGACGGCATCGCCGAGCTCCGCGAAGAGGTCGACACCCTTATCGTCATCCCGAACGACCGGCTGCTGTCCATCTCGGACCGCCAGGTCTCGGTTCTCGACGCCTTCAAGTCGGCCGACCAGGTCCTCCTCTCCGGCGTCCAGGGCATCACCGACCTCATCACCACCCCCGGCCTCATCAACCTCGACTTCGCCGACGTCAAGTCGGTCATGTCCGAGGCCGGTTCGGCCCTCATGGGCATCGGCTCGGCCCGCGGCGACGACCGCGCGGTGGCCGCGGCCGAGATGGCGATCTCCTCGCCGCTCCTTGAGGCGTCCATCGACGGCGCCCGGGGTGTGCTGCTGTCCATCTCCGGCGGCTCCGACCTCGGCCTGTTCGAGATCAACGAGGCCGCCCAGCTGGTCAGCGAGGCCGCCCACCCCGAGGCCAACATCATCTTCGGCGCGGTCATCGACGACGCCCTCGGCGACGAGGTCCGGGTCACCGTGATCGCCGCCGGCTTCGACGGGGGCCAGCCCCCCGCCCGCCGGGACAACGTCCTCGGCTCGACCTCCGCCAAGCGCGAGGAGCCGGCTCCGGTACGGCAGACCGAGAGCCGCCCGTCCTTCGGCGCCCTCGGCAGCGTCAAGCCGAAGGAGGAGCCGGAGCCCGCGCCCGAGCCGGTGAGCGAGATCCAGGCCCCGCCGCCGGTCCCGCCGTCGCGCACCTACGCGGACAGCGCGGCCGAGGAACTGGACGTACCGGACTTCCTGAAGTGA